In Heterodontus francisci isolate sHetFra1 unplaced genomic scaffold, sHetFra1.hap1 HAP1_SCAFFOLD_518, whole genome shotgun sequence, a single window of DNA contains:
- the LOC137361984 gene encoding claudin-4-like isoform X2 has protein sequence MASGALQGLGMALSVLGLIGAVVCCVVPKWSQSSFTGSSIVTAVAHQDGIWMSCVSQSTGQLQCKAYDSLLALPRELQAARALTIVSIILAVLGLLASLAGADFTTCLGSEELKGKVAAGAGVVLALAALLLLVPVSWSAHATIARFYDPGVVDKREIGASVWVGWAAAGLLLLGGGLLCCSWPREGSGGSSYSAKY, from the coding sequence ATGGCTTCGGGGGCACTGCAGGGCCTTGGCATGGCCTTGTCCGTGCTAGGATTGATTGGCGCGGTTGTGTGTTGCGTTGTTCCCAAGTGGAGCCAGAGCTCATTCACCGGGAGCAGCATCGTGACGGCTGTGGCACACCAGGACGGGATTTGGATGTCGTGCGTGTCTCAGAGCACCGGCCAGCTGCAGTGCAAAGCCTACGACTCTCTGCTGGCGCTGCCCCGGGAGCTGCAGGCCGCCCGGGCGCTCACCATCGTCTCCATCATCCTCGCCGTCCTGGGCCTGCTGGCCTCGCTGGCGGGCGCCGACTTCACCACCTGCCTGGGCAGCGAGGAGCTCAAGGGCAAGGTGGCCGCCGGGGCCGGCGTGGTACTGGCGCTGGCGGCCCTCCTTCTTCTGGTGCCGGTCAGCTGGTCGGCCCATGCCACCATCGCCCGCTTCTACGACCCCGGCGTCGTGGACAAGCGGGAAATCGGCGCCAGCGTCTGGGTGGGCTGGGCAGCGGCTGGCCTATTGCTGCTGGGCGGGGGCCTGCTGTGCTGCTCCTGGCCCCGTGAGGGCAGCGGAGGCTCCAGCTACTCGGCCAA
- the LOC137361984 gene encoding claudin-4-like isoform X1 → MASGALQGLGMALSVLGLIGAVVCCVVPKWSQSSFTGSSIVTAVAHQDGIWMSCVSQSTGQLQCKAYDSLLALPRELQAARALTIVSIILAVLGLLASLAGADFTTCLGSEELKGKVAAGAGVVLALAALLLLVPVSWSAHATIARFYDPGVVDKREIGASVWVGWAAAGLLLLGGGLLCCSWPREGSGGSSYSAKYINNPAPPARTHV, encoded by the coding sequence ATGGCTTCGGGGGCACTGCAGGGCCTTGGCATGGCCTTGTCCGTGCTAGGATTGATTGGCGCGGTTGTGTGTTGCGTTGTTCCCAAGTGGAGCCAGAGCTCATTCACCGGGAGCAGCATCGTGACGGCTGTGGCACACCAGGACGGGATTTGGATGTCGTGCGTGTCTCAGAGCACCGGCCAGCTGCAGTGCAAAGCCTACGACTCTCTGCTGGCGCTGCCCCGGGAGCTGCAGGCCGCCCGGGCGCTCACCATCGTCTCCATCATCCTCGCCGTCCTGGGCCTGCTGGCCTCGCTGGCGGGCGCCGACTTCACCACCTGCCTGGGCAGCGAGGAGCTCAAGGGCAAGGTGGCCGCCGGGGCCGGCGTGGTACTGGCGCTGGCGGCCCTCCTTCTTCTGGTGCCGGTCAGCTGGTCGGCCCATGCCACCATCGCCCGCTTCTACGACCCCGGCGTCGTGGACAAGCGGGAAATCGGCGCCAGCGTCTGGGTGGGCTGGGCAGCGGCTGGCCTATTGCTGCTGGGCGGGGGCCTGCTGTGCTGCTCCTGGCCCCGTGAGGGCAGCGGAGGCTCCAGCTACTCGGCCAAGTACATCAACAATCCCGCGCCGCCCGCCCGGACGCACGTCTGA